One Chryseobacterium indoltheticum DNA segment encodes these proteins:
- a CDS encoding winged helix-turn-helix transcriptional regulator, with protein MKKSELMEYSCPLGKAMSALGSKWKPIIVLVIKDRKLRFGELAVRINVISRKVLTDQLREMQTDGLIIREEFKELPPRVEYSLTEKGLALLPILYQLEEWETKYHVYDPEKAEDCKFILENKKVKQTSV; from the coding sequence ATGAAAAAGAGTGAATTAATGGAATACAGCTGTCCTCTTGGTAAAGCAATGTCTGCATTGGGAAGCAAATGGAAACCAATCATCGTATTGGTTATCAAAGACCGAAAATTACGTTTTGGAGAACTTGCTGTGCGCATTAATGTAATTTCAAGAAAAGTTCTGACCGATCAGCTTAGAGAAATGCAAACTGACGGATTGATCATTCGTGAAGAGTTTAAAGAACTTCCGCCAAGAGTAGAATATTCGTTGACAGAAAAAGGTTTGGCGCTTTTGCCGATTTTATATCAATTGGAAGAATGGGAAACAAAATATCATGTTTATGATCCTGAAAAAGCTGAAGATTGTAAGTTTATATTAGAAAATAAAAAAGTAAAACAAACTAGCGTTTGA